From one Rhodoferax sp. PAMC 29310 genomic stretch:
- a CDS encoding branched-chain amino acid ABC transporter substrate-binding protein, whose translation MHFKVKSTLTVLAAATLLVACGKKEEAAAPAAPAAAPVAVEAPSAVVKIGHVAPTSGAIAHLGKDNENGARLAIEELNAAGVMIDGQKVTLELMAEDDAADPKQGTAVAQKLVDAKVAGVVGHLNSGTTIPASKIYFDAGIPQVSPSATNPKYTRQGFKTAFRMVADDTQLGGTLGRYAVNTLKGQSIAVIDDRTAYGQGVAEEFSKAVEAAGGKLVAKEFTTDKATDFNSILTSIKGKKPDVIFFGGMDAVAGPMLKQMKALGIKAKFMGGDGICSTELVKLGGDAIADDMVYCAEAGGVEGEDKVGMDTFKTKFKAKYGSDVQVYAPYVYDAVNIMVAAMVKAGSSDPVKYLPVLAATADYKGVTGPVTFDEKGDIKNGALTLKTVRGGQLTTLAVIR comes from the coding sequence ATGCATTTCAAAGTGAAAAGTACTTTGACAGTATTGGCTGCAGCCACTCTGCTGGTGGCTTGTGGTAAGAAGGAAGAGGCTGCTGCCCCTGCCGCCCCTGCGGCTGCACCTGTGGCCGTTGAGGCACCTAGCGCCGTTGTCAAAATTGGTCACGTCGCCCCAACCAGTGGCGCGATTGCCCATTTGGGTAAAGACAATGAAAACGGCGCCCGCTTGGCAATCGAAGAGTTGAACGCTGCTGGCGTCATGATTGACGGCCAAAAGGTCACGCTCGAATTGATGGCTGAAGACGACGCTGCTGATCCTAAGCAGGGCACGGCTGTTGCTCAAAAGCTGGTTGATGCGAAGGTCGCTGGTGTTGTGGGTCACCTGAATTCCGGTACCACCATTCCTGCTTCGAAGATTTACTTTGATGCAGGCATTCCTCAGGTCTCGCCTTCTGCGACAAATCCAAAGTACACACGTCAGGGCTTCAAAACAGCCTTCCGTATGGTGGCTGATGACACCCAGCTGGGCGGCACTTTGGGCCGTTACGCTGTGAATACATTGAAAGGCCAATCCATCGCCGTGATCGATGACCGTACTGCGTACGGCCAAGGCGTTGCTGAAGAGTTCAGCAAAGCTGTCGAAGCAGCCGGTGGAAAATTGGTTGCGAAGGAATTCACAACTGACAAAGCCACTGACTTCAATTCGATTTTGACCTCCATCAAAGGCAAAAAGCCTGATGTCATCTTCTTCGGCGGTATGGACGCAGTTGCTGGCCCCATGTTGAAGCAAATGAAGGCTCTTGGCATCAAAGCCAAGTTCATGGGTGGTGACGGCATTTGCTCAACAGAGCTGGTCAAACTCGGCGGTGATGCCATTGCGGACGACATGGTCTACTGCGCGGAAGCTGGCGGCGTTGAAGGCGAAGACAAGGTTGGAATGGATACATTCAAGACCAAGTTCAAGGCCAAGTACGGTTCTGACGTTCAAGTCTATGCCCCCTATGTTTACGATGCTGTGAACATCATGGTTGCCGCCATGGTGAAGGCTGGTTCCTCTGATCCAGTCAAGTACCTGCCTGTTTTGGCTGCTACGGCCGATTACAAAGGCGTGACTGGCCCAGTGACGTTTGATGAGAAGGGTGACATCAAGAATGGCGCGCTGACTCTGAAAACCGTTCGTGGTGGTCAGTTGACTACTCTGGCCGTGATTCGCTAA
- a CDS encoding DNA polymerase III subunit chi — MTEVAFHFNAPDPVAYACRLLRKAVGAGAKVIVTGAPATLKQLDGALWAVSPTDFVPHCLMRGDPRVIAASPVILTTRVDSAPHREVLLNLGGAIPQGFDTFQRVIEVVSLDEDDRLAARARWVEYTRLGYTLRRHDLVLQEGA, encoded by the coding sequence TTGACTGAAGTTGCTTTTCATTTCAATGCGCCAGACCCGGTGGCCTATGCCTGCCGTTTGTTGCGCAAGGCGGTCGGCGCAGGTGCGAAAGTGATCGTGACCGGTGCACCAGCCACCTTGAAACAACTGGATGGCGCACTCTGGGCGGTCTCGCCGACGGATTTTGTGCCCCATTGCCTGATGCGCGGTGACCCACGAGTGATTGCGGCTTCCCCCGTCATTTTGACCACGCGGGTCGACTCGGCGCCACATCGCGAGGTGCTTCTCAATTTGGGAGGGGCGATTCCTCAAGGCTTTGATACGTTTCAGCGGGTGATTGAAGTCGTCAGTCTTGATGAGGATGATCGTCTTGCCGCCAGGGCGCGGTGGGTTGAATACACACGGCTTGGCTACACATTGCGACGGCATGATCTGGTTTTGCAGGAGGGCGCTTGA